A region from the Azospirillum thermophilum genome encodes:
- a CDS encoding sensor histidine kinase, protein MPGTALILLACTAAVLVTVALSAVFVWRARVDAVEQARAVAGNVSLLVAEHAARLVESTAVVTGQAAALAGPPDAPLPADAQTARQLAVLAGPVSHIAAIELRDAEGRTLLSSRVHPVPPAQGAAVPVADLPELALVPGRVANQPAVVMKRTLPGPAGAPRGSIVVGLNPDQLRHVLRGLEVGYGHTITLRAADGSVLIRDPEGTGTGGNPPLPTDIAVQRRVDGNGLTAEVVIATSSILKHWRDELWTYVAFALAAVATVLAVGALAIQRARRERQAEDALQHAYDTLEEHVRTRTTELESANARLENALTDKEVLLKEVQHRVKNNLQVICSLLRLQAARIDDKARRGFDESLRRIQTLSLLHELIYRSDQPGRINIADFFRQLCDGLARSENPTGARLVVEAEDWTVDVDQATPLALIASELVSNALLHAFPSGHPGTVTVGLGPIGGGPIGGGQIDGGMRLTIRDDGVGLPPDMPPRPASAAAATGWASSWCRPWPIRPAARCPSTAAAVPPSP, encoded by the coding sequence ATGCCCGGCACCGCCCTGATCCTGCTCGCCTGCACCGCCGCCGTGCTGGTGACGGTGGCGCTGTCCGCCGTCTTCGTCTGGCGCGCCCGGGTCGACGCGGTGGAGCAGGCGAGAGCCGTCGCCGGCAACGTCAGCCTCCTGGTGGCCGAGCATGCCGCCCGCCTCGTCGAGTCGACCGCCGTGGTGACCGGGCAGGCGGCGGCGCTGGCCGGCCCGCCCGACGCCCCGCTGCCCGCCGATGCGCAGACCGCGCGGCAGCTCGCCGTGCTCGCCGGCCCGGTGTCCCACATCGCGGCCATCGAGCTGCGCGACGCCGAGGGGCGCACCCTGCTGTCGAGCCGCGTCCATCCGGTCCCGCCGGCGCAGGGCGCCGCCGTGCCGGTCGCCGACCTGCCGGAGCTGGCGCTGGTTCCCGGCCGCGTCGCCAACCAGCCGGCGGTGGTGATGAAGCGGACCCTGCCCGGCCCGGCCGGCGCCCCGCGCGGCAGCATCGTCGTCGGGCTGAACCCCGACCAGCTCCGTCACGTCCTGCGCGGGCTGGAGGTCGGCTACGGCCACACCATCACGCTGCGCGCCGCCGACGGCAGCGTGCTGATCCGCGATCCCGAGGGCACGGGAACCGGCGGCAACCCGCCGCTGCCCACCGACATCGCGGTGCAGCGCCGGGTGGACGGCAACGGCCTGACCGCCGAGGTGGTGATCGCCACCTCCAGCATCCTCAAGCACTGGCGGGACGAGCTGTGGACCTATGTCGCCTTCGCGCTGGCCGCGGTGGCGACCGTGCTGGCGGTCGGCGCCCTCGCCATCCAGCGCGCGCGGCGCGAACGGCAGGCGGAGGACGCCCTGCAGCATGCCTACGACACGCTGGAGGAGCATGTCCGCACCCGCACGACCGAGCTGGAGTCGGCCAATGCCCGCCTGGAAAACGCCCTGACCGACAAGGAGGTGCTGCTGAAGGAGGTCCAGCACCGGGTGAAGAACAACCTTCAGGTCATCTGCAGCCTCTTGCGCCTGCAGGCCGCCCGGATCGACGACAAGGCCCGCCGCGGCTTCGACGAGAGCCTGCGCCGCATCCAGACGCTGAGCCTGCTGCACGAGCTGATCTACCGGTCCGACCAGCCCGGCCGGATCAACATCGCGGACTTCTTCCGCCAGCTCTGCGACGGGCTCGCCCGGTCGGAGAATCCCACCGGCGCCCGGCTGGTGGTGGAGGCGGAGGACTGGACGGTGGACGTGGACCAGGCGACGCCGCTCGCCCTGATCGCCAGCGAGCTGGTGTCGAACGCCCTGCTGCACGCCTTCCCCTCCGGCCATCCCGGCACGGTCACGGTCGGGCTCGGCCCAATCGGAGGTGGGCCGATCGGTGGGGGCCAGATCGACGGGGGCATGCGCCTGACGATCCGCGACGACGGCGTCGGCCTTCCCCCCGACATGCCGCCCCGGCCGGCAAGCGCAGCGGCGGCAACGGGCTGGGCCTCGTCCTGGTGCAGGCCCTGGCCCATCAGGCCGGCGGCTCGCTGTCCATCGACCGCAGCGGCGGTGCCGCCTTCACCCTGA
- the mtnA gene encoding S-methyl-5-thioribose-1-phosphate isomerase has translation MKIDGAAYRTIWPAEDGRSVSIIDQTRLPHDFAVVSLTTLDEAAHAIRAMLVRGAPLIGATAAYGMALAMRADAGDAALERAHATLLATRPTAINLRWALDRVRAKLAPLPPAARAEAALIEADLIADEDVAINQAIGEHGAALIRAAAAEKGPDEPVNVLTHCNAGWLATVDWGTALAPIYVAFEEGIRLHVWVDETRPRNQGASLTAWELNHHGVPHTVVADNVGGHLMQHGMVDLCIVGTDRTTAGGDVCNKIGTYLKALAAHDNGVPFYVALPSPTIDWGIEDGVRDIPIEQRDGREVSEMTGRTADGRVETVRITPDGSPVANYAFDVTPARLVTGLITERGLCPASRAGLLTLFPEQR, from the coding sequence ATGAAAATCGACGGAGCCGCCTATCGGACAATCTGGCCGGCCGAGGACGGGCGTTCGGTTTCGATCATCGACCAGACGCGGCTGCCGCACGACTTCGCGGTGGTGTCGCTGACGACGCTGGACGAGGCCGCGCACGCCATCCGCGCCATGCTGGTGCGCGGCGCTCCGCTGATCGGCGCCACCGCCGCCTATGGCATGGCGCTGGCGATGCGGGCCGATGCGGGCGATGCCGCTCTGGAGCGGGCCCATGCCACCCTGCTCGCTACCCGTCCGACGGCGATCAATCTGCGCTGGGCGCTCGACCGCGTGCGGGCGAAGCTGGCGCCGCTGCCGCCGGCCGCCCGTGCCGAGGCGGCGCTGATCGAGGCCGACCTGATCGCCGACGAGGACGTCGCGATCAACCAGGCGATCGGCGAGCATGGCGCCGCCCTGATCCGCGCCGCGGCGGCGGAGAAGGGGCCGGACGAGCCGGTCAACGTGCTGACCCACTGCAACGCCGGCTGGCTTGCCACCGTGGACTGGGGCACGGCGCTCGCCCCGATCTACGTCGCCTTCGAGGAGGGCATCCGCCTGCATGTCTGGGTGGACGAGACGCGTCCGCGCAACCAGGGCGCCAGCCTGACCGCCTGGGAGCTGAACCATCACGGCGTGCCGCACACCGTCGTCGCCGACAATGTCGGCGGCCACCTGATGCAGCACGGCATGGTGGACCTGTGCATCGTCGGCACCGACCGCACCACGGCCGGCGGCGACGTCTGCAACAAGATCGGCACCTACCTGAAGGCGCTGGCCGCCCACGACAACGGCGTGCCCTTCTACGTGGCGCTGCCCTCGCCGACCATCGACTGGGGGATCGAGGACGGGGTGCGCGACATCCCGATCGAACAGCGCGACGGCCGCGAGGTCAGCGAGATGACCGGCCGTACCGCCGACGGGCGGGTCGAGACGGTGCGGATCACGCCGGACGGCAGCCCGGTCGCCAACTATGCCTTCGACGTGACGCCGGCGCGGCTGGTCACCGGCCTGATCACCGAGCGCGGCCTGTGCCCGGCCTCGCGCGCCGGGCTGTTGACGCTGTTCCCCGAACAGCGCTGA
- a CDS encoding PDZ domain-containing protein, translating into MRRGAARPSRRRHPGPDPDLAESLSLTGDEGALIAKVEAGSPADKGGLRSGDVVVAVAGRPVRSATDLRNRIGLLRVGTPVEVTVVRGGAQRSLTLRTAK; encoded by the coding sequence ATACGGCGAGGTGCGGCGCGGCCGTCTCGGCGTCGCCATCCAGGACCTGACCCCGACCTCGCCGAGAGCCTGAGCCTCACCGGCGACGAGGGCGCCCTGATCGCCAAGGTCGAGGCCGGCTCGCCCGCCGACAAGGGCGGGCTGCGCAGCGGCGACGTGGTGGTCGCGGTGGCCGGGCGGCCGGTGCGCAGCGCCACCGACCTGCGCAACCGCATCGGCCTGCTGCGCGTCGGCACCCCGGTCGAGGTCACGGTGGTGCGCGGAGGCGCCCAGCGCAGCCTGACCCTCCGCACGGCCAAGTAG
- a CDS encoding trypsin-like peptidase domain-containing protein codes for MTATARRKTARLMAVGLAAIVGTGVVLAPPPAPAALPAGVTGVNTISPMLEAVTPAVVNISVLSRAPQAENPLLRDPFFRRFFNLPDEMPQGRPQVSAGSGVIVDAANGYVITNNHVVENAQEIAVTLKDRRRLRAKLIGRDAATDIALLKIEAKGLTALPLGDSDRLKVGDFVVAIGNPFGLGQTVTSGIISALGRSGLKVEGYEDFIQTDASINPGNSGGALVNFNGELIGINTAIIGPAGGSVGIGFAVPVSIVRSVMEQLREYGEVRRGRLGVAIQDLTPTSPRA; via the coding sequence ATGACGGCGACGGCGCGGCGCAAGACGGCACGGCTGATGGCGGTGGGCCTCGCCGCGATTGTGGGAACCGGCGTGGTCCTGGCCCCCCCGCCCGCCCCGGCCGCCCTGCCGGCCGGCGTCACCGGGGTCAACACCATCTCCCCCATGCTGGAGGCCGTGACCCCGGCGGTCGTCAACATCTCCGTCCTGTCGCGGGCGCCCCAGGCGGAGAACCCGCTGCTGCGCGATCCCTTCTTCCGCCGCTTCTTCAACCTGCCCGACGAGATGCCGCAGGGCCGGCCGCAGGTCAGCGCCGGGTCGGGCGTCATCGTCGACGCCGCCAACGGCTACGTCATCACCAACAACCACGTGGTGGAGAACGCGCAGGAGATCGCGGTCACGCTGAAGGACCGCCGCCGGCTGCGCGCCAAGCTGATCGGCCGCGACGCCGCCACCGACATCGCCCTGCTGAAGATCGAGGCGAAGGGGCTGACGGCCCTGCCTCTCGGCGATTCCGACCGGCTGAAGGTCGGCGACTTCGTGGTCGCCATCGGCAACCCGTTCGGGCTGGGGCAGACCGTCACCTCCGGCATCATCTCGGCCCTCGGGCGCAGCGGGCTGAAGGTCGAGGGCTACGAGGACTTCATCCAGACCGACGCCTCGATCAATCCCGGCAACTCCGGCGGCGCGCTGGTCAACTTCAACGGCGAGCTGATCGGCATCAACACCGCCATCATCGGGCCGGCCGGCGGTTCGGTCGGCATCGGCTTCGCGGTGCCGGTCTCCATCGTCCGCTCGGTCATGGAGCAGCTCCGCGAATACGGCGAGGTGCGGCGCGGCCGTCTCGGCGTCGCCATCCAGGACCTGACCCCGACCTCGCCGAGAGCCTGA
- a CDS encoding pentapeptide repeat-containing protein produces MAHDGKSRIRLTQDQLDRVCERHLRFVEGRPNGARANLPFFDLSGLTLAGRNLTGAHLSGAILRDADLRGATLDHADLYGADLRGANLSEARLYRTDMRGANVRGALLDGAVMVEVDLRDGSVVSRNSAGELKVVGFDPGPADMASARLTNADMARAKLSGSFARAADFTNSRLVGARLDRTDLRDCNFSGADLQGADLDGSDLRGAILDGAQVEESRLSRAIRTDEEAEAAAALPKAPPAAAPEEDAAAELPGLPRDQLETMLKQHMIWLGTSGKQGSQLDLSGLNLEGADLSGKILTLAKGSGARLRHARLTGAQLQAAQFDGADLRSADLTRADLRGVKLDRAILIDSRLDGANLGMLLISAGAKVMRASLVRARLAGASLTQTNMKGSDLTMADLTGCDRSSALLEDAILEGTRMGLR; encoded by the coding sequence ATGGCGCACGACGGCAAATCCCGCATCCGCCTGACGCAGGACCAGCTCGACCGCGTGTGCGAGCGGCACCTGCGATTCGTCGAGGGGCGACCCAACGGCGCGCGCGCCAACCTGCCTTTCTTCGACCTGTCGGGGCTGACCCTGGCGGGGCGGAACCTGACGGGCGCCCACCTGTCCGGTGCGATCCTGCGCGACGCCGACCTGCGCGGCGCGACGCTCGACCATGCCGACCTCTACGGCGCCGACCTGCGCGGCGCCAACCTGTCGGAGGCGCGGCTCTACCGCACCGACATGCGCGGAGCCAACGTGCGCGGCGCCCTGCTGGACGGGGCGGTGATGGTGGAGGTCGACCTGCGCGACGGCAGCGTCGTCAGCCGCAACAGCGCCGGCGAGCTGAAGGTGGTCGGCTTCGACCCCGGCCCGGCCGACATGGCGTCCGCGCGGCTGACCAACGCCGACATGGCGCGGGCCAAGCTGTCCGGCAGCTTCGCGCGGGCGGCCGACTTCACCAATTCCCGCCTCGTCGGAGCGCGGCTGGACCGCACGGACCTGCGCGACTGCAACTTCTCGGGCGCCGACCTGCAGGGGGCCGACCTCGACGGGTCGGACCTGCGCGGCGCCATCCTGGACGGCGCCCAGGTGGAGGAGAGCCGGCTGTCGCGGGCGATCCGCACCGACGAGGAGGCGGAGGCCGCCGCCGCCCTGCCCAAGGCGCCGCCCGCCGCCGCCCCGGAGGAGGACGCGGCGGCGGAGCTGCCCGGCCTGCCGCGCGACCAGCTCGAGACGATGCTGAAGCAGCACATGATCTGGCTCGGCACCAGCGGCAAGCAGGGCAGCCAGCTCGACCTCAGCGGGCTGAACCTGGAGGGGGCCGACCTGTCGGGCAAGATCCTGACGCTGGCCAAGGGCAGCGGCGCCCGGCTGCGCCACGCCCGGCTGACCGGGGCCCAGCTCCAGGCCGCCCAGTTCGACGGCGCCGACCTGCGCTCCGCCGACCTGACGCGGGCCGACCTGCGCGGGGTGAAGCTGGACCGCGCCATCCTGATCGACAGCCGGCTGGACGGCGCCAACCTCGGCATGCTGCTGATCAGCGCCGGGGCCAAGGTGATGCGCGCCTCGCTGGTGCGCGCCCGGCTGGCCGGGGCCTCGCTGACCCAGACCAACATGAAGGGCAGCGACCTGACCATGGCCGACCTGACCGGCTGCGACCGCAGCAGCGCCCTGCTGGAGGACGCCATCCTGGAAGGCACCCGGATGGGGCTGCGCTGA
- the ihfB gene encoding integration host factor subunit beta translates to MTKSELIQRLAERNPHLYQRDIEKIVGTIFDEITEALARGDRVELRGFGAFSVKKRDARTGRNPRTGESVDVGEKSIPFFKTGKQLRERLNTD, encoded by the coding sequence ATGACCAAGTCGGAGCTGATCCAGCGCCTGGCCGAACGCAATCCGCATCTCTACCAGCGCGACATCGAGAAGATCGTCGGCACGATCTTCGACGAGATCACAGAGGCGCTCGCCCGCGGCGACCGGGTGGAGCTTCGCGGGTTCGGCGCCTTTTCCGTCAAGAAGCGGGATGCGCGCACGGGCCGCAACCCGCGGACCGGCGAATCGGTTGACGTCGGTGAGAAATCCATTCCTTTCTTCAAGACCGGCAAGCAGCTTCGCGAGCGGCTGAACACCGATTGA
- a CDS encoding lipopolysaccharide assembly protein LapA domain-containing protein, with the protein MRYLTWIITVPVALVAVLFAISNRDMVTLSLWPLPFTLDAPLYLAALLALAVGFLAGGFVTWNSQRRHRRRARREGDRVVFLEREVKEAQARAAAAEKRLAELSRPVSGPVSGAGLPATVSGSGAPTLH; encoded by the coding sequence TTGCGCTATCTGACCTGGATCATCACCGTCCCCGTCGCCCTGGTGGCGGTGCTGTTCGCCATCTCCAACCGCGACATGGTCACCCTGTCGCTGTGGCCGCTGCCCTTCACGCTGGACGCCCCGCTCTATCTGGCGGCCCTGCTGGCGCTGGCGGTGGGCTTCCTGGCCGGCGGCTTCGTCACCTGGAACAGCCAGCGCCGCCATCGCCGCCGCGCCCGGCGCGAGGGCGACCGTGTCGTCTTCCTGGAGCGCGAGGTGAAGGAGGCGCAGGCCCGCGCCGCCGCCGCCGAGAAGCGGCTGGCCGAGCTGTCGCGCCCGGTCTCCGGCCCGGTTTCCGGTGCGGGGCTGCCGGCGACGGTCTCCGGTTCCGGCGCGCCGACGCTGCACTGA
- a CDS encoding ornithine cyclodeaminase family protein, which yields MRTITGAELKTVLHHRMLIERMRQSFRSEIKVPVRHHHTVETYGEQDATLLLMPAWQVNQSIGVKIVTVFPDNGAKDLPAVQGVYLLMDGKTGIPQALLDGQALTKRRTAAASALAATYLARPDSHRLLVVGTGALSPELIEAYTTVLPINHVLVWGRNIEKAKKIVSRFHRPKFKLEATDDLEGAVRGADVISCATLAKDPLIKGEWLQPGQHLDLIGGFTPEMREADDDCIRRARVFVDTREGACKEAGDIVQPLQSGLLTPDDIAGDLYDLTRGERAGRRYYDQITLFKSVGTALEDLCAAQLAVEMVLHNDSIR from the coding sequence ATGCGCACCATCACCGGGGCAGAGCTGAAGACCGTCCTGCACCACCGCATGCTGATCGAGCGCATGCGGCAGAGCTTCCGCAGCGAGATCAAGGTGCCGGTGCGCCACCATCACACGGTGGAGACCTACGGCGAGCAGGACGCCACGCTGCTTCTGATGCCGGCCTGGCAGGTGAACCAGTCGATCGGCGTGAAGATCGTCACGGTCTTCCCCGACAACGGGGCGAAGGATCTGCCGGCGGTGCAGGGCGTCTATCTGCTGATGGATGGCAAGACCGGCATTCCGCAGGCGCTGTTGGACGGGCAGGCGCTGACCAAGCGGCGCACCGCCGCCGCCTCGGCGCTGGCGGCGACCTATCTGGCGCGGCCCGACTCGCACCGGCTGCTGGTCGTCGGCACCGGCGCCCTGTCGCCGGAGCTGATCGAGGCCTACACCACCGTGCTGCCGATCAACCATGTGCTGGTCTGGGGCCGCAACATCGAGAAGGCGAAGAAGATCGTCTCGCGCTTCCACCGGCCGAAGTTCAAGCTGGAGGCGACCGACGACCTGGAGGGGGCGGTGCGCGGCGCCGACGTCATCTCCTGCGCCACCCTGGCGAAGGACCCCCTGATCAAGGGCGAATGGCTGCAGCCGGGCCAGCATCTCGACCTCATCGGCGGCTTCACGCCGGAGATGCGCGAGGCCGACGACGACTGCATCCGCCGTGCCCGCGTCTTCGTGGATACCCGCGAGGGGGCGTGCAAGGAGGCGGGCGACATCGTCCAGCCGCTGCAGTCCGGCCTCCTGACCCCCGACGACATCGCCGGCGACCTCTACGACCTGACCCGCGGCGAGCGGGCGGGCCGGCGCTATTACGACCAGATCACCCTGTTCAAGTCGGTCGGCACCGCGCTGGAGGATCTCTGCGCCGCCCAGCTCGCGGTGGAGATGGTGCTGCACAACGACTCGATCCGCTGA
- a CDS encoding FAD-dependent oxidoreductase — translation MRVTVVGAGIMGLTTAWALARRGHKVAVFDRGHVPNPFGSSVDQHRLFRHAYGDRAGYARMAATAAAAWDRLWQDLGETLLVPTGTLCVAAAEDGRRWLADSAAVLEGLGHPVRRLTPAGIAAEFPLVDASALAEGLYLESGGVLLAGRIVELLSHHLNSLGVTVHARTPVASLDPERAEVTLADRRVIGADMLVIAAGAWVNRLLPRTTGRLVPSRQVVVYLTAPEGTRAAWSRAPMLIDADGESGVYVVPPVAGTTLKAGDHRFSRSGDPDADRDPDPEEAVAVLDTARRVLADGHRYTLANAATCFYTVTADERFVIEPLTGRSWLMSPCSGHGFKFAAALGEALAEAIDEPAKAAALPVWSAGLI, via the coding sequence ATGCGCGTCACCGTCGTCGGCGCTGGCATCATGGGGCTGACCACCGCCTGGGCGCTGGCCCGGCGCGGCCACAAGGTCGCCGTCTTCGATCGCGGCCATGTGCCCAACCCCTTCGGCAGCTCGGTCGACCAGCACCGGCTGTTCCGCCACGCCTATGGCGACCGCGCCGGCTATGCCCGCATGGCGGCGACCGCGGCGGCGGCCTGGGACCGGCTGTGGCAGGATCTGGGGGAGACGCTGCTGGTCCCCACCGGGACGCTCTGCGTCGCCGCGGCGGAGGACGGGCGGCGCTGGCTGGCCGACAGCGCCGCGGTGCTGGAGGGGCTGGGCCATCCGGTCCGCCGCCTGACCCCGGCCGGGATCGCCGCGGAGTTCCCGCTGGTCGACGCCTCCGCGCTGGCCGAGGGGCTGTATCTGGAGAGCGGCGGCGTGCTGCTGGCCGGCCGCATCGTCGAGCTGCTGTCGCACCATCTCAACAGCCTGGGGGTCACCGTCCATGCCCGCACCCCCGTCGCCTCGCTCGACCCGGAGCGGGCGGAAGTGACGCTGGCCGATCGGCGGGTGATCGGCGCCGACATGCTGGTGATCGCGGCGGGCGCCTGGGTCAACCGGCTGCTGCCGCGGACGACGGGCCGCCTCGTCCCGTCGCGGCAGGTCGTCGTCTACCTGACGGCGCCGGAGGGAACGCGCGCCGCCTGGAGCCGCGCGCCGATGCTGATCGACGCCGACGGGGAGAGCGGCGTCTATGTCGTGCCGCCGGTGGCAGGCACCACGCTGAAGGCCGGCGACCACCGCTTCTCGCGCAGCGGCGATCCCGATGCCGACCGCGATCCCGATCCGGAGGAGGCGGTGGCCGTGCTGGATACCGCCCGGCGGGTGCTGGCGGACGGACACCGCTACACGCTGGCCAATGCCGCCACCTGCTTCTACACCGTCACGGCCGACGAGCGGTTCGTGATCGAGCCGCTGACCGGGCGGAGCTGGCTGATGAGCCCCTGTTCCGGCCATGGCTTCAAGTTCGCCGCGGCGCTGGGAGAGGCGCTGGCGGAGGCGATCGACGAGCCGGCGAAGGCCGCCGCCCTGCCCGTCTGGTCGGCCGGACTCATTTAG
- a CDS encoding YsnF/AvaK domain-containing protein — MTSGRDPEERRIVLHEEALSVGKRPVERGSVSIATIVHERREQVDLDLDRESVEVVRVPVNRPVEVAPAPRQDGDTLIIPILEEELVVTKRLVLREELHVRKRTERRTERIAETLRSEEAVVTRHDGRTPDESQTNPPFREQE, encoded by the coding sequence ATGACTTCCGGCCGGGATCCGGAGGAACGCCGGATCGTCTTGCATGAGGAGGCGCTGTCCGTCGGCAAGCGGCCGGTGGAGCGCGGCTCCGTCAGCATCGCCACCATCGTCCACGAGCGTCGGGAGCAGGTGGACCTCGACCTCGACCGCGAGAGCGTGGAGGTGGTCCGCGTTCCGGTCAACCGGCCGGTCGAGGTGGCGCCGGCCCCGCGCCAGGACGGCGACACCCTGATCATCCCGATCCTGGAGGAGGAGCTGGTCGTCACCAAGCGGCTGGTCCTTCGGGAAGAACTGCATGTCCGCAAGAGGACCGAGCGCCGGACCGAACGGATCGCCGAGACGCTGCGCTCCGAGGAGGCCGTGGTGACGCGGCACGACGGTAGGACGCCGGACGAGTCCCAGACCAACCCCCCTTTCCGAGAGCAGGAGTGA
- a CDS encoding YsnF/AvaK domain-containing protein, whose amino-acid sequence MQAQTSAKTIVALYDDLSGARQVLTELQSAGLRNDFTMMGAENAALSTAHDGVDGGVGGGAADGGGWRHASALGGTSLHGRGTRVDALQRLGVPKGDAEIFAEGVRRGGVLVIGRVEDARCDEALAVIERHSPVDIRERGDSYRSTGWTGYDGMGEDYDETRALEERTRYRGTASGTMTGTMAGAGLTGSTGLSGADTQRTTTDMTGDAGLGAGTAGTGVGSGAGSGLGAAAQGMRDVNAGEEERIPVVEEQLNVGKREVARGGVRVRSYVVETPVEEHVRLRDETVTVERRPADLAAGDLPADAFRERTIEVTETDEEAVVEKAARVREEVVIRKEVEVRDQAVSDTVRRTEVEIEDDRTADRPLDRGVADRGVSDRSVTDRVVNPGRDRSGA is encoded by the coding sequence ATGCAAGCCCAGACCTCCGCCAAGACCATCGTCGCGCTGTATGACGATCTGTCCGGCGCCCGGCAGGTGCTGACCGAGTTGCAGTCCGCCGGGCTGCGCAACGACTTCACCATGATGGGCGCCGAGAACGCCGCCCTCTCCACCGCCCATGATGGCGTAGACGGCGGCGTCGGCGGCGGCGCCGCCGATGGCGGGGGCTGGCGCCACGCGTCGGCGCTGGGCGGGACCAGCCTGCATGGCCGCGGCACGCGGGTCGATGCGCTGCAGCGGCTGGGCGTGCCGAAGGGCGATGCCGAGATCTTCGCCGAGGGCGTGCGGCGCGGCGGCGTGCTGGTGATCGGCCGGGTGGAGGATGCCCGCTGCGACGAGGCGCTGGCGGTGATCGAGCGTCACAGCCCGGTCGACATCCGCGAGCGCGGCGACTCCTACCGCTCCACCGGCTGGACCGGCTACGACGGCATGGGCGAGGACTATGACGAGACCCGCGCCCTGGAGGAGCGCACCCGCTACCGCGGCACCGCCTCCGGCACGATGACCGGCACCATGGCGGGGGCCGGCCTCACCGGCTCGACCGGGCTCAGCGGTGCCGACACCCAGCGGACCACGACCGACATGACGGGCGACGCGGGCCTCGGCGCAGGCACCGCCGGGACAGGCGTCGGCAGCGGAGCCGGCAGCGGGTTGGGTGCGGCGGCCCAGGGAATGCGCGACGTCAACGCCGGCGAGGAGGAACGCATCCCGGTCGTCGAGGAGCAGCTCAACGTCGGCAAGCGCGAAGTGGCGCGCGGCGGCGTGCGGGTCCGCAGCTATGTCGTCGAGACCCCGGTGGAGGAGCATGTCCGCCTGCGCGACGAAACCGTGACCGTGGAACGCCGCCCGGCCGATCTCGCCGCCGGCGACCTGCCGGCCGACGCCTTCCGCGAGCGGACCATCGAGGTGACCGAGACCGACGAGGAGGCGGTGGTCGAGAAGGCCGCCCGCGTGCGCGAGGAGGTGGTGATCCGCAAGGAGGTGGAGGTGCGCGACCAGGCCGTCTCCGATACTGTCCGCCGCACCGAGGTGGAGATCGAGGACGACCGCACCGCCGACCGTCCGCTCGACCGCGGTGTGGCCGACCGCGGCGTCTCCGACCGCTCGGTGACCGACCGCGTCGTCAACCCGGGTCGCGACCGCTCCGGCGCGTGA
- the pyrF gene encoding orotidine-5'-phosphate decarboxylase, which translates to MISPASRIFCAVDTTDLDAARILAGQVAGAVGGIKLGLEFFVAQGPAGVRAVIGEDGPPLFLDLKLHDIPNTVAGGVRAALPLRPAFMTIHSSGGSAMMRAAAEAASVAGPDRPKMLAVTVLTSLDAADLSAVGQDAAVADQVKRLALLAKESGMDGVICSPAEVAMLRAACGPDFILMVPGIRPVWAAANDQKRLMTPAQAVAAGADHLVIGRPITGQPDPAEAARRIAAEIEAAETGEAAR; encoded by the coding sequence ATGATTTCGCCCGCCTCGCGCATCTTCTGCGCCGTGGACACCACGGACCTCGACGCCGCCCGCATTCTCGCCGGGCAAGTGGCCGGGGCGGTTGGCGGCATCAAGCTGGGGCTGGAGTTCTTCGTCGCCCAGGGGCCGGCCGGCGTGCGCGCGGTGATCGGCGAGGACGGCCCGCCGCTGTTCCTCGACCTGAAGCTGCACGACATCCCCAACACGGTGGCCGGCGGGGTGCGGGCGGCGCTGCCGCTGCGTCCGGCCTTCATGACCATCCATTCCTCCGGCGGCTCCGCCATGATGCGGGCGGCGGCGGAGGCCGCGTCGGTCGCCGGTCCCGACCGGCCGAAGATGCTGGCGGTCACCGTGCTGACCAGCCTCGATGCCGCCGACCTGTCGGCGGTCGGGCAGGACGCCGCGGTCGCCGACCAGGTGAAGCGGCTGGCCCTTCTGGCGAAGGAGTCGGGCATGGACGGCGTGATCTGTTCCCCGGCCGAGGTGGCGATGCTGCGCGCCGCCTGCGGTCCCGACTTCATCCTGATGGTCCCCGGCATCCGCCCGGTCTGGGCGGCGGCCAACGACCAGAAGCGGCTGATGACCCCGGCCCAGGCCGTGGCCGCCGGGGCCGACCATCTGGTGATCGGCCGCCCCATCACCGGCCAGCCCGACCCGGCCGAGGCGGCGCGCCGGATCGCCGCGGAGATCGAGGCTGCGGAAACCGGGGAGGCGGCCCGATGA